Proteins co-encoded in one Gadus morhua chromosome 6, gadMor3.0, whole genome shotgun sequence genomic window:
- the foxb2 gene encoding forkhead box protein B2, whose product MPRPGKNSYSDQKPPYSYISLTAMAIQNSVEKMLPLSDIYKFIMDRFPYYRENTQRWQNSLRHNLSFNDCFIKIPRRPDQPGKGSFWALHPDCGDMFENGSFLRRRKRFKLLRAEHMACKGSPMMHYFHHHHHHHHPGAKLAAASAHHEHPAGPTSTVSRLPNFQGYGGIACSQSGGFKHPFAIENIINRDYKGVMASGLPLTSVMHHLGYPVPPQLSSMVNSMWPHVGMLPESMGSVPVHTPTDYAPFGMSMKGLYQNANGQALPVPVPIKPTPSLGPGTALTGLQSGSTPLCSAASMLEKSEMLEGKGAPLHPALLLS is encoded by the coding sequence atgCCCCGTCCCGGCAAAAACTCCTACAGCGACCAGAAACCGCCGTACTCCTACATATCTCTGACGGCGATGGCGATCCAGAACTCCGTGGAGAAGATGCTGCCTCTCAGTGACATCTATAAGTTCATCATGGACCGTTTTCCTTACTACCGGGAGAACACGCAGCGTTGGCAGAACTCACTGCGACACAACCTGTCGTTCAACGACTGCTTCATTAAGATCCCCAGGCGACCCGACCAGCCCGGGAAAGGCAGCTTTTGGGCCCTCCACCCGGACTGCGGGGACATGTTCGAGAACGGCAGCTTCCTGAGAAGACGGAAGCGCTTCAAGCTGCTGCGTGCTGAACACATGGCTTGCAAAGGCTCCCCGATGATGCACTacttccaccatcaccaccaccaccaccacccggggGCCAAGCTGGCCGCAGCCTCCGCGCACCATGAGCACCCGGCCGGACCAACGAGCACGGTGAGCCGGTTACCGAACTTCCAGGGTTACGGGGGCATCGCTTGTTCACAGTCAGGGGGTTTTAAACACCCGTTCGCAATCGAGAACATAATAAACCGGGACTACAAGGGTGTGATGGCCAGCGGGCTGCCCCTCACCTCGGTCATGCACCACCTGGGCTACCCGGTCCCCCCGCAGCTCAGCAGTATGGTCAACTCCATGTGGCCCCACGTGGGGATGCTTCCCGAGTCCATGGGGAGCGTACCCGTGCACACGCCCACTGATTATGCGCCCTTCGGCATGTCGATGAAGGGCCTTTATCAGAACGCCAACGGACAGGCTTTGCCGGTTCCCGTGCCGATCAAACCGACCCCATCTCTCGGCCCTGGGACGGCACTGACGGGGCTGCAGTCCGGGTCCACACCCCTCTGCTCGGCGGCATCGATGCTGGAGAAAAGCGAGATGCTGGAGGGTAAAGGTGCCCCTCTTCATCCGGCTCTGCTTCTGTCCTAA